Proteins encoded by one window of Pseudorca crassidens isolate mPseCra1 chromosome 3, mPseCra1.hap1, whole genome shotgun sequence:
- the THG1L gene encoding probable tRNA(His) guanylyltransferase isoform X3 translates to MWVAGAVKVSGCLAAFSVTLRRCLKLGAAMAKSKFEYVRDFEADDTCLAHCWVVVRLDGRNFHRFAEKHNFAKPNDSRALHLMTKCAQTVMEELEDIVIAYGQSDEYSFVFKRKSNWFKRRARPCHGVELISCIFSFLAPPTVPFASFDGRVVVYPSNQTLKDYLSWRQADCHINNLYNTVFWALVQQSGLTPIQAQERLQGTLTADKNEILFSEFNINYNNEPLMYRKGTVLIWQKVDEVTTKEVRLPAEMEGRKMVVTRTRTKAVPLHCDVIGDAFWKEHPEILHEDS, encoded by the exons ATGTGGGTTGCTGGCGCCGTGAAAGTTAGCGGTTGCTTGGCTGCCTTTTCCGTCACTTTGAGACGGTGCTTGAAATTGGGAGCGGCAATGGCAAAGAGCAAGTTCGAGTACGTGCGGGACTTCGAGGCTGACGACACATGCCTTGCCCACTGCTGGGTGGTGGTGCGGCTGGACGGCAGGAATTTCCATCG GTTTGCTGAGAAGCACAACTTTGCAAAACCTAATGACAGCCGTGCTCTCCATCTAATGACTAAATGTGCCCAAACCGTAATGGAAGAACTGGAGGATATTGTGATTGCATATGGGCAGAGTGATGAGTACAGCTTTGTGTTCAAGCGGAAAAGTAATTGGTTTAAAAGAAGAGCCAG ACCCTGTCATGGTGTTGAATTAATatcatgtattttctcttttcttgctcCACCCACTGTGCCTTTTGCAA GCTTTGATGGAAGAGTCGTGGTGTATCCTAGCAACCAGACCTTAAAGGACTATCTCAGCTGGCGGCAAGCAGATT GTCACATCAATAATCTTTATAATACAGTTTTCTGGGCACTTGTACAGCAGTCTGGATTAACACCAATACAAGCCCAAGAGAGATTACAG ggAACTCTTACAGCAGACAAgaatgagattttattttctgaattcaaCATCAACTACAATAATGAGCCACTGATGTATAGGAAGGGAACTGTGTTGATATGGCAGAAG GTGGATGAAGTCACGACAAAAGAAGTTAGGCTGCCAgcagaaatggaaggaagaaagatggTGGTGACCCGGACCAGGACTAAGGCGGTGCCCTTACACTGCGATGTCATTGGGGATGCTTTCTGGAAGGAACATCCAGAAATCCTACATGAAGACAGCTGA
- the THG1L gene encoding probable tRNA(His) guanylyltransferase isoform X2 has product MWVAGAVKVSGCLAAFSVTLRRCLKLGAAMAKSKFEYVRDFEADDTCLAHCWVVVRLDGRNFHRFAEKHNFAKPNDSRALHLMTKCAQTVMEELEDIVIAYGQSDEYSFVFKRKSNWFKRRASKFMTHVVSQFASSYVFYWRDYFEDQPLLYPPGFDGRVVVYPSNQTLKDYLSWRQADCHINNLYNTVFWALVQQSGLTPIQAQERLQGTLTADKNEILFSEFNINYNNEPLMYRKGTVLIWQKVDEVTTKEVRLPAEMEGRKMVVTRTRTKAVPLHCDVIGDAFWKEHPEILHEDS; this is encoded by the exons ATGTGGGTTGCTGGCGCCGTGAAAGTTAGCGGTTGCTTGGCTGCCTTTTCCGTCACTTTGAGACGGTGCTTGAAATTGGGAGCGGCAATGGCAAAGAGCAAGTTCGAGTACGTGCGGGACTTCGAGGCTGACGACACATGCCTTGCCCACTGCTGGGTGGTGGTGCGGCTGGACGGCAGGAATTTCCATCG GTTTGCTGAGAAGCACAACTTTGCAAAACCTAATGACAGCCGTGCTCTCCATCTAATGACTAAATGTGCCCAAACCGTAATGGAAGAACTGGAGGATATTGTGATTGCATATGGGCAGAGTGATGAGTACAGCTTTGTGTTCAAGCGGAAAAGTAATTGGTTTAAAAGAAGAGCCAG TAAGTTTATGACTCACGTGGTCTCCCAGTTCGCCTCCAGCTATGTGTTTTACTGGAGGGATTACTTTGAGGACCAGCCCCTTCTGTATCCCCCAGGCTTTGATGGAAGAGTCGTGGTGTATCCTAGCAACCAGACCTTAAAGGACTATCTCAGCTGGCGGCAAGCAGATT GTCACATCAATAATCTTTATAATACAGTTTTCTGGGCACTTGTACAGCAGTCTGGATTAACACCAATACAAGCCCAAGAGAGATTACAG ggAACTCTTACAGCAGACAAgaatgagattttattttctgaattcaaCATCAACTACAATAATGAGCCACTGATGTATAGGAAGGGAACTGTGTTGATATGGCAGAAG GTGGATGAAGTCACGACAAAAGAAGTTAGGCTGCCAgcagaaatggaaggaagaaagatggTGGTGACCCGGACCAGGACTAAGGCGGTGCCCTTACACTGCGATGTCATTGGGGATGCTTTCTGGAAGGAACATCCAGAAATCCTACATGAAGACAGCTGA
- the THG1L gene encoding probable tRNA(His) guanylyltransferase isoform X1: MWVAGAVKVSGCLAAFSVTLRRCLKLGAAMAKSKFEYVRDFEADDTCLAHCWVVVRLDGRNFHRFAEKHNFAKPNDSRALHLMTKCAQTVMEELEDIVIAYGQSDEYSFVFKRKSNWFKRRARPCHGVELISCIFSFLAPPTVPFASKFMTHVVSQFASSYVFYWRDYFEDQPLLYPPGFDGRVVVYPSNQTLKDYLSWRQADCHINNLYNTVFWALVQQSGLTPIQAQERLQGTLTADKNEILFSEFNINYNNEPLMYRKGTVLIWQKVDEVTTKEVRLPAEMEGRKMVVTRTRTKAVPLHCDVIGDAFWKEHPEILHEDS, from the exons ATGTGGGTTGCTGGCGCCGTGAAAGTTAGCGGTTGCTTGGCTGCCTTTTCCGTCACTTTGAGACGGTGCTTGAAATTGGGAGCGGCAATGGCAAAGAGCAAGTTCGAGTACGTGCGGGACTTCGAGGCTGACGACACATGCCTTGCCCACTGCTGGGTGGTGGTGCGGCTGGACGGCAGGAATTTCCATCG GTTTGCTGAGAAGCACAACTTTGCAAAACCTAATGACAGCCGTGCTCTCCATCTAATGACTAAATGTGCCCAAACCGTAATGGAAGAACTGGAGGATATTGTGATTGCATATGGGCAGAGTGATGAGTACAGCTTTGTGTTCAAGCGGAAAAGTAATTGGTTTAAAAGAAGAGCCAG ACCCTGTCATGGTGTTGAATTAATatcatgtattttctcttttcttgctcCACCCACTGTGCCTTTTGCAAGTAAGTTTATGACTCACGTGGTCTCCCAGTTCGCCTCCAGCTATGTGTTTTACTGGAGGGATTACTTTGAGGACCAGCCCCTTCTGTATCCCCCAGGCTTTGATGGAAGAGTCGTGGTGTATCCTAGCAACCAGACCTTAAAGGACTATCTCAGCTGGCGGCAAGCAGATT GTCACATCAATAATCTTTATAATACAGTTTTCTGGGCACTTGTACAGCAGTCTGGATTAACACCAATACAAGCCCAAGAGAGATTACAG ggAACTCTTACAGCAGACAAgaatgagattttattttctgaattcaaCATCAACTACAATAATGAGCCACTGATGTATAGGAAGGGAACTGTGTTGATATGGCAGAAG GTGGATGAAGTCACGACAAAAGAAGTTAGGCTGCCAgcagaaatggaaggaagaaagatggTGGTGACCCGGACCAGGACTAAGGCGGTGCCCTTACACTGCGATGTCATTGGGGATGCTTTCTGGAAGGAACATCCAGAAATCCTACATGAAGACAGCTGA
- the THG1L gene encoding probable tRNA(His) guanylyltransferase isoform X5, which translates to MGRVMSTALCSSGKVIGLKEEPGFDGRVVVYPSNQTLKDYLSWRQADCHINNLYNTVFWALVQQSGLTPIQAQERLQGTLTADKNEILFSEFNINYNNEPLMYRKGTVLIWQKVDEVTTKEVRLPAEMEGRKMVVTRTRTKAVPLHCDVIGDAFWKEHPEILHEDS; encoded by the exons ATGGGCAGAGTGATGAGTACAGCTTTGTGTTCAAGCGGAAAAGTAATTGGTTTAAAAGAAGAGCCAG GCTTTGATGGAAGAGTCGTGGTGTATCCTAGCAACCAGACCTTAAAGGACTATCTCAGCTGGCGGCAAGCAGATT GTCACATCAATAATCTTTATAATACAGTTTTCTGGGCACTTGTACAGCAGTCTGGATTAACACCAATACAAGCCCAAGAGAGATTACAG ggAACTCTTACAGCAGACAAgaatgagattttattttctgaattcaaCATCAACTACAATAATGAGCCACTGATGTATAGGAAGGGAACTGTGTTGATATGGCAGAAG GTGGATGAAGTCACGACAAAAGAAGTTAGGCTGCCAgcagaaatggaaggaagaaagatggTGGTGACCCGGACCAGGACTAAGGCGGTGCCCTTACACTGCGATGTCATTGGGGATGCTTTCTGGAAGGAACATCCAGAAATCCTACATGAAGACAGCTGA
- the THG1L gene encoding probable tRNA(His) guanylyltransferase isoform X4, translated as MTHVVSQFASSYVFYWRDYFEDQPLLYPPGFDGRVVVYPSNQTLKDYLSWRQADCHINNLYNTVFWALVQQSGLTPIQAQERLQGTLTADKNEILFSEFNINYNNEPLMYRKGTVLIWQKVDEVTTKEVRLPAEMEGRKMVVTRTRTKAVPLHCDVIGDAFWKEHPEILHEDS; from the exons ATGACTCACGTGGTCTCCCAGTTCGCCTCCAGCTATGTGTTTTACTGGAGGGATTACTTTGAGGACCAGCCCCTTCTGTATCCCCCAGGCTTTGATGGAAGAGTCGTGGTGTATCCTAGCAACCAGACCTTAAAGGACTATCTCAGCTGGCGGCAAGCAGATT GTCACATCAATAATCTTTATAATACAGTTTTCTGGGCACTTGTACAGCAGTCTGGATTAACACCAATACAAGCCCAAGAGAGATTACAG ggAACTCTTACAGCAGACAAgaatgagattttattttctgaattcaaCATCAACTACAATAATGAGCCACTGATGTATAGGAAGGGAACTGTGTTGATATGGCAGAAG GTGGATGAAGTCACGACAAAAGAAGTTAGGCTGCCAgcagaaatggaaggaagaaagatggTGGTGACCCGGACCAGGACTAAGGCGGTGCCCTTACACTGCGATGTCATTGGGGATGCTTTCTGGAAGGAACATCCAGAAATCCTACATGAAGACAGCTGA